The window CTTCGGGGTGGAACTGTACACAGTAAAGGGGCAGTTCTGTACCATTCTTTTTAAAGGCAGCATAGGGAATGGTATCGGTAGTGGCCAGTACTTCAAAGCCGGAGGGAAGGTCCAGTACGGAATCGGCGTGGCTCATCCACACCTGGCTGTTATCGGTAACATCCTTCAGCAGGATGTCTTCTTTCGTTTTGGTCATCAGGGCGCGGCCATATTCCCTTTTATTGCTGTTGGCTACCCGTCCGCCAAATTGCTTGGCGGTAAGCTGGGCGCCATAACACACGCCCAGCAGCGGTAGTTGCTGGTGCAGGCTGGCTATGTCAACCATCGGGGCATTGGCATCATTTACCGAGAAGGGAGAACCCGACAGGATAATGCCCTTCAGGGAGGCGTCAAATTCAATTTTGTGATGGTAAGGGACTATTTCACAATATACGTTGGCCTCGCGGACGGCCCTGGCAATCAATTGAGTATACTGACTGCCGAAATCGAGAATGAGAATCTTTTCCGTCATGGTGGTGCGAAGGTAAGAAAAGTTTTGGGTAACGTTTTTGGCTCCCTTGCGTCTAATTATGAAAAATCACCAATAATTCAGCATTTTTGCTGAAGCCAAATAACCCAACACATGAAAAAGCTCCTTCTTATTCTTTGCACTGCTACTATTTTATTTTCCTCCTGTGACTTTGTGACCGGCGAACGGGTCAAGGGAAATGGTAATGTGAAAACAGAAGAACGCTCAGAAACCGGTTTTACCGGCGTTGTCTCAGGCATCAATTTTGAAACTTATGTAGGCATTGGTCCTTACGCAGTAAAAATTGAAGCAGAAGAAAATATTATCCCTTACATTGAAACTTTTGTAGACAATGGGGTGCTGAAGATCCATACCAAAGATGGCTTCTGGTTAAAACCCCGCCGCACCGTGAAGGTATATGTTACAGCTCCCCGCTTAAACAAAATCAACTCAGAAGGAAACGGGAATGTATTCAGTACTACAAAGATTACTGATTCTGCCAGGATTGACCTGAATGTAGGTGGCAATGCCAAAATGAAGGTGGAAGTAGATGCTCCTGAAATTGATGCAGACCTTGGTGGCAATGGTGGTATTGAGATAAAAGGACAGACCCGCGACTTCAAGTGCAAAATAACCGGTAATGGAGAGATTGAAGCTTTTGATCTGCAAACAGAATCAGCCAGTATGGAGGTTATGGGTAATGGTAATGCGAATGTCACGGCCAGTGTAAAGCTGGATGTACGGATCACTGGCAATGGCAATGTGCGCTATAAAGGCAATGCCCAGACTTCCACACATATTACCGGGAATGGAAATGTCAGGAAAGTTGATTAGTGAGTTATCACTACTCACATATTCACGTACCGCACCCTGATCCATATATTCCTGTTCCTGCCCTTATCATCCGTGCAGGATATTTTGACCGGTCCTTCTTCAGGGATAAAGAATTGCTTGGTCTTCACTTCCGCTGCTTTAAAGAAGCGGTTGTTGATGTACCAGTAGACTTTGCTTACGTCATTACCGGTTTGACAGGTTAGCTGCAAGGGTTCGGGATGTTTGCTGCTGATAAGATATTCAGCGCCATTCCGGGGGGAGGTGATGGCTGGTGCTCCACCGGCAAAGATCTTTTCACAGTTGGGATTGTGTTCCGGTATTTTTTGATAGGCGATGTGGTGCTCATCATAGTATTGCTGCATTTCTGCAGACACCGTTTTATACCATTGTTTTTTGTAACCTGCTGCCGGCATACAGAGCTTGCAATAAGATAGTTTGGCATCTGGAGAAATCATTACCTCCTGCATGTTGTTGCAGGCCTGCGTAGAAGAGATGAGCGGAATGAAATAATCTGTTACCGTGTTGTGGCAATGGTCTGTTGGCGCCATGCCGGTCTCTGAACAAACGAGGCGGCTGTCGCAATCCTTCGGTTGAGTAAACCATTCCTGGTCGCTGTCATAATCTATGGTATTGAATACCCTGAACAGGAGAGGAGTGGCTACATTGGCGCCGCTTAGTTCCGGAATGCCGAGGGCCGAGAAATTGCCTACCCATATACCTACCGTGTAGTTCTTATTGTAACCAATACTCCAGGCATCCCGGCGGCCATAAGAGGTGCCTGTTTTCCAGGCTATCTTGGGCATGTGCTCCGTGCTTTGCCAGTTGAGGGGGAAGTCGGGCCGGTTAACTTTCGACAGCATTTCATTGATCATAAAGGTGGCGGCAGGGCTGATGACCGCATAGTCGCTGCGGTTATTTGCTTCGGCTGTGGAAAGCGCTCCGTCTATTGCCCTGGTATAGTTCGGCCTGAAGTATTTTCCTTCATGCGCAAAGGAGCTGTACAAGCCCGTCAGTTCTTCGAGGGTAGCGCCACATCCTCCCAGTACCATCGACAGTCCCAGTTTCTTTTGGTCTTTTTTGATCTGCCGGAAATCGCAGGCGGCCAGCTTATGCACCAGCTTATCTTTTCCCAGCATCCTTAATCCTTTAACGGCTGGTATATTGAGGGAATGCTCCAGCGCGTATTCCATGGTTACATATCCGTTGAATTGCTTGTCATAGTTTTCGGGTGCATAGCCGTCATAGTTGACCGCTACATCGGTGATCACCGCTTTGGGGGTCATCAAACCTTCGTCTATACACAAGCCATACAGCAGCGGCTTTAAGGTGCTGCCCGGCTGGCGGATCGCAGCGGCGCCATTCACCTGCCCGGCATCGAGGGTATCATAAAAGCCGGAAGAACCTACATAGGTTACCACATTATGGGTGTGGTTGTTGATGATCACTACGGCTGCATTGCGGATGTTCTTCAGGCGTAGTGTGCGGGCATAATCCTCCACCAGTTTCTCCACTTTGGATTGGGTGTTCATGTCAATATTCGTGGCGATGATATCACCGCCCTGCCGCTTTAACCGGTAGGCGAGGTGGGGGATCAGTTTAGGTACAACGCCCCGGGTAGCATGCAGGGGTTCGCTCAGGGCATCCTGTATTTCTTTTTCCGTAAACACTTTGCCGGCGGCAAACTTCTTTAACCAGCGGTTCCTTTCCTGTACGATAAGGTCATTGTGCTTACCCATGACGAGGGAGGAAGGGCGGTTGGGGATGATAGACAGGGCTGTGATCTCGGCCAGGGAAAGGTGATCGGGATTCTTTTTGAAATACAGGATGGATGCGCTCTTGACCCCTTCAATATTGCCGCCATAAGGCACCAGGTTCAGGTACAGTTGTAAGATCTCGTCTTTACTGTATCTCCATTCCAGCTCAAAGGCCCTGAACATTTCTACCAGCTTATTGAACCAGGTGCGCCGTTTGGGCTCCAGGGCCCGGGCTACCTGCATGGTGATGGTACTGGCGCCGGATGTACGTTTCAGCCGGAAGATATTCTTCGCCATTGCCCGGCCAATAGCCAGCACATTTACACCGGGATGGTAATAAAAGTATTGATCTTCCTTTTCAATGATGGTCTTGCGCAGTAGGGGTGATATCTCTTCCAGCGTCGTTTTCATGCGCCACTTTTCATCTTTCGTCAGAAAAGCATGTATTACCTCGCCTTTGTGATCGGTAATGATGGTAGAATATTCCACCTGGTCGGGCAGGGGGAATATCCATTGCAGCAAGAGGAAAAGCAGGAACAGGCCACCGCTGGTGATCAGCAACCATTTACACCCTAACTTCAACTTACGCCGGATATTTTTCACGGGTTAAAGATATTGCCCTTCCTGAGAATTTGTGGGACTCTGTCCCATAAATTACGCTACGAATTAACAAATCCTTATCTCCTGCTATTTGCAAATGGCATTGGCGGTAATGTATCTTTCATATGAAATAACCTGTATGGATTCGTCCAGCCTTCCTCCTTAGTTCTCCTGCACATTTATCATGGTATTCCGGGATATTTATTACCTGATGTTCAACGAACGTTGGGGAATCACCGATATTTTGTATTTTAACGCCGCTTTTCCTACAATCACGTCAATATTAACCCTTTATGCGTAAACAACTGTTAGCTGTAACAACCGTAGTGGTTGTTATTTTTTTGCTTGCCTGTAACCGCAGTATTGTAAATCTTGATTATACCAATGCCAAAGGGGAAGTACAATCCCTCGGCAACCTGGTATTCCGTTTTGATAAATCCCTCGTAGCCGATTCCCTGCTGAACCAGTGGGACTCTACCGACTATATTTCTTTTGAACCCAAGATACCCGGCCGCTTCCGGTGGGAGTCGCCAGACCAACTGGTATTCTCCCCTGCCCGGCCCTTACCACCCGCTACCAGTTTCAAGGCTAAGCTGAACAGCGATATCCTTCAACACAGTAAGTATGGTAAGATCGGCAAGGCCGATGAGATTACTTTTGCCACGCCTTACCTGCAACTGGATAATACGAACGTTACCTGGACGCTGGCCGATGAGCGCAGCACTTCGGCTGTACCACAGGTAGACCTTTATTTCAATTATCCTGTGAACCCCGCCACCATTAAGGAAAAGATGAAACTGGAGATTGGTGGCAAAACAGCCAGTTATGACGTGCTTACCCTCTCCAACGATAGCAAGATATCCCTGCGTGTATTGGGCATAAAAGCAGAAGACAAAGACCTCGATGCCCAGGTAACACTGGATAAAGGACTGGTACCGGAAGGCGGCTCCAATGGCACCAAAGAGGCCATTGAAAACAAGCTCGTTATTCCTTCTCCATTTAACCTCAGCATTAATGACGTGACTGCTGAGCATGATGGCACCGGCGGAACTGTGTATGTGCGTACCAGTCAACAGGTGGTGATGGAAAATATCAGTTCCCGCCTGCAGTTTGACCCGGCTGTAAAGTTCACGGTACAACAAACAGAAGACGGGTTCAGCATTAACAGTGAAAGTTTCGATGCCGATAAAACCTACGCTGTTACGATTGCCAAGGGATTGCGTGGCCGCATTGGCGGCGTATTAAGGGAAGAGTACAAGGGCAATGTAGCTTTTGGTGAACTGGAACCTGCCCTTCGTTTTGGCAACAGTAAAGGAGTTTATTTGTCATCCAAGGGCAGCCAGAATATTGAAGTGAAGATCACGAATATACCCAAGGTAAAGGTGATCATTTCCAAGATCTATGAAAGCAACCTGTTGTTTGCGCAACGGTATGGTTATTATCCCCAGGATTCCCGGAGGGGAACAGAGGAGGGGGATGGTGAATATTATGAAGAGGATTATTATGGTGGTGGCGGTGATCTGTCGGTAGGTGATGTGATCTATGAGAAGGAGATCGAGACCCGCACCCTGCCCAAGTATGGCAATAGCCGCCTGTTTACGTTTAATGTGGAAGACCGCCTGCCCGACTTCAAGGGTATTTATCATATCAAGATCCGCTCTACTACCGATTACTGGGTTACGGATAGCCGTTTTATCTCCAAATCAGATCTTGGGTTAATTGCCAAAGAAGGCAAGGACAAGATCTTTGTATTTACCAATTCTATTAAAACGGCTGAAGCGGTGAATGGCGTGAATGTGGTTGCCTATGGTAATAATAACCAGGTATTGGGCATGGGCACTACGAATGCCGATGGTGTGGCCGAACTAACGCTTACGCGCAAGGAGTTTGCCGGTTTCCGTCCGGCTATGATCATCGCCAAAACGGCTGATGATTTCAATTACCTGCCTTTTAATAATACCCGGGTCAATACTTCCCGCTTTGAAGTGGGCGGCAAACGCAGCAATAGCACCGGCCTCGATGCCTTTATTTATGCTGAAAGGGATATTTACCGGCCGGGAGAAAAGGTGAATTTCTCCGTGATCCTGCGCGACAGGCAATGGAAATCACCCGGTGAGCTGCCGGTGAAGATGAAGTTCCTGCTGCCGAATGGTAAAGAGCTGAAGACTTTCCGTAAGACCCTCAATGCGCAAGGTTCATTGGAAGGCGATGTAGATATAGCGGTATCTGCTATTACCGGTAGCTATACCCTGGAAGTGTATACCTCCAATGATGTATTACTGGGTAGCAAGAATTTCAGCATTGAAGAGTTTGTGCCCGACAGGATCAAGGTATCTGCCAAACTGGACAAGCCATTCCTGTTACCCGGACAGACAGGCAACCTGTCTATTAATGCTGTTAACTTCTTTGGCCCACCTGCTGCGAACCGTAATTATGAAGCGGAGGTACAGGTAAAACAAAAGTATTTTGCTCCTAAAAAGTACAACCGTTACAATTTCGGTATCCAGAACCAGGCTATTTCCTTTGAGAAAGATGTGAAAGAGGGCAGCACCGACGACAATGGTAATGCCAGCATGAGTTATGCTGTACCGGATATATATGCCAATAAAGGACTGTTGCAGGCTACATTCTATGCTACCGTATTTGATGAAACAGGCCGGCCGGTAAGCCGTACCGCCGCTGCCGATATTTTCACGCAAAATGTATTCTTTGGCATTGGCAGTGATGGTTACTGGTATTACCCGTTGAACCAGTCTATCCGTTTTCCGCTCATCGCCCTGGACAAGAATGAGAACCTGGCTGCGGGCGCCAAAGCTGAAGTAAAGGTGATCAAGCATGATTACCGTACCATTCTGCGGAAAGAAGGCAGTTATTTCCGTTATGAATCGCAGCAGGATGATAAGGTAGTGGCGCAGCAGGTAGTAGCGGTAAGCGGTGAGAATACAGCCTTCTCCTTTGTGCCACGGTCACCGGGCAATTATGAGGTGCGGGTGGCTATTCCCGGTGCTTCCAGTTATGTGAGCCGTACTTTCTATAGTTATGGCTTCTGGGGTGGCGATAACAGTTCTTTTGAAGTGGATGCAGAAGGCAATATTGATATAGAGCTGGATAAGTCTACTTACCAGTCGGGCGAAAGCGCCAAAGTATTGTTCAAGACACCTTTCAGCGGACGTATGCTGGTAACGATGGAAACAGATAAGGTGGTTTCTTACCAGTATGTAAATGTGGAGAACCGCAGCGCCTCTGTTGACCTGAAACTGACGGCAGAACATTTGCCCAACGTATATGTTACCGCTACACTGATCAAGCCGCATGATGTAAGTGAAATACCGCTTACCGTGGCACATGGCTTCCAGAGCATCCGCGTGGAAGAGAAAGACCGTAAGATAGCAGTTGCTATTGAAGCTCAGAAAGCAGTGCGTTCCCGTACCCGCCAAACGGTGAAGGTAAAAGCGGCGCCCGGCAGTTATGTTACGCTGGCCGCGGTAGATAATGGTGTACTGCAGGTGAGCGATTTCCAGACCCCCGATCCTTATGGTTATTTCTATGCGCCTAAATCTTTGGAGGTATCGGCGTATGATATGTACCCCCTCCTGTTCCCTGAATTGAAAGCGCGCCTGAGCAGTACGGGTGGTGACGGCGACCTGGAGATGAACAAGCGTACCAACCCCATGCCGGCCAAGCGCATTAAGATCGTTTCTTACTGGAGCGGTATTGCCAAAGCCGATGGCAGTGGTAATGCCAGCTTTGAGTTTGATATCCCCCAATTCAGTGGTGAAGTACGGCTGATGGCGGTAGCTTATAAAGATGAAAGCTTTGGCAGCAGTGAGAGCGCTATTACCGTGGCCGACCCATTGGTATTGAGCACCGCCCTGCCCAGGTTCCTGAGCCCGGGTGATACGGCTACAGTGCCGGTGATCATTACCAATACCACCGCAAAAAGTACCTCCGCTACCGCTACCTTGAATGTAAGCGGTCCGCTGAAAGTAATAGGTGATAGCAGGCAATCGGTATCCCTGAATGCCAATAGTGAGAACCGAGCCGTATTCCAGGTGGTAGCTACCCCTGCAGTGAATGTGGGTAAGGTGGCAGTAGAAGTACAGGGATTGGGCGAGAAGTTCAGTGATGAAACCGAGATCAGTGTGCGTCCGGCCTCCCCCTTACAGGTATTGACGGGCGGCGGCAGTATTACCGGCAGCAATACCCAACGTGTTGCGATACCGGTGAATGATTTCCTGCCGGGTAGTTCCGATTACCAGTTGATCGTAAGCCGCAGTCCTGCCCTTGAGCTGGGCAAGCAGTTGCGCTACCTGGTACAATATCCTTATGGCTGTACAGAACAAACGGTGTCGGCTGCCTTCCCGCAACTATACTATGAAGATATGGTGCAGCAAATGCAGGGAAAACAAATGGCTAACAGCGGCGCTAACTGGAATGTGCTGGAGGCTATCCGGAAGATCAAACTGCGCCAGTTATACACCGGTGGCGTTACGTTATGGGATGGCGAAGGTGAGGAGCAGTGGTGGGCCTCTGTTTATGCGGCTCACTTCTTAATTGAAGCGCAGAAAGCGGGTTTTGATGTGGATAAGAGCGTGCTGAACGGACTGACCAATTTCCTCAACAGCCGCCTGAAGAATAAAGAGACGATCCTTTATTATTATAACCAGAAGGAACAAAAGAAGATTGCGCCCAAGGAAGTGCCTTATAGTTTGTATGTGCTGGCGCTGGCCGGGAAGCCCAATGTGTCGGCCATGAACTATTATAAAGCCAACCCGCAGTTGTTGAGCCTGGATGGTAAATACCTGCTGAGTGTGGCGTATGCCATTGCGGGTGACAAAGCGAAGTTCCGGGAATTGCTGCCCACTTCCTTTACCGGGGAGGTATCGGTGGCGCAGACCGGTGGCAGCTTCTATTCCGATATACGTGATGAGGCGGTAGCATTGAATGCCTTACTGGATGTAGATCCCGGTAATCCGCAGATACCCACTATGACAAAGCATGTAGCCGATAAGCTGAAACAGCGGTATTGGTACAGCACCCAGGAATGTTCTTTCAGTTTCCTGGCGCTGGGCAAGCAGGCGCGGGCAGCCAATAATGCTACGGTAACGGCCGACGTAAAAGTGAATGGTAAAACAGTAGGTACTGCCGGTACCAATGTGCTGAAATTAAATGCGAAGCAGCTTGGCAACAATAATGTAGAGATTATAACCAAAGGCGAAGGCCGTCTTTATTATTACTGGCAGAGTGAAGGCATCAGTGCGAGCGGCAGCTATAAAGAGGAAGACAATTATATCCGGGTACGCCGGAAATTCTTTGACCGTTATGGCCGGGTGGTGAGTGGCAACAGCTTTAAGCAAAATGATATGATCGTGGTGCAGATCACACTGGAAAAGACCTACAGCGGAGATGTGGACAATATAGTGATTGCTGACCTGTTGCCGGCCGGGTTTGAAATAGAGAACCCGCGTACGAAAGAGATACCAGGTATGGACTGGATCAAAGATGCCCATACGCCCACGGCGCTGGATGTGCGTGATGACCGGATTAACCTGTTTGTAAACCTGCAAAGCACGAAACAAACGTATTATTATGCGGTGCGTGCGGTATCGCCCGGCTTGTATCATATGGGACCTGTAAGCGCCGATGCCATGTATAATGGAGAATACCATTCTTATAATGGTGCAGGGGTTATACGGGTAACACAGTAATAAATAGAATAAATAGCTATGGAAGAGTTAAGGCCGTTGTTGACTACTTACGCTTATAATATCCTCGGATCTTATGAAGAAGCAAAAGACGTGGTGCAGGATGCCTTCCTGAAGTTCATGGATATAGACAGTGATAAGATCGAGGATAAGCGCAACTACCTAATACGTACAGTTGTTAACCTTTCCATTAATGCCAAGAAAAGGCAACAGAAGATCGTGGCTGCGTATACTGGTCCCTGGCTGCCGGAACCGGTAGCTACGGAAAAGGCCGATGCGGCCATTGTGCAAAAAGAGGTGTTATCGTATTCCCTGATGGTGTTATTGGAGAAACTGAATGCCCGGCAGCGGGCTGTTTTCATTCTCAAAGAGGCATTCGATTATGACCATGAAGAGATTGCCGGTGTGCTTGACATCAGTGTGGAAAACTCCAGGAAGCTGTTGAGCCGGGCCAAAGTACAACTTCAAAAAGGGACGCCCGTTAGCCGTCAGCCCCAACCTGTACAAACAGGTTATATTGATAAATACCTTTCCGCCATCCGGGAAGGCGATACCCGGCAACTGGAGCAAATGCTGCATGATGAGGTGGTCCTCCTGTCAGACGGAGGTGGAAAGGCAGTGGCCGCTACCAAACCGCTCATGGGCATTAAATCCGTTATCAGCTTCCTGGTGGGTGTTTTCACCAAGAGTTATAAAGAGACCCGTATTGAACAAGGAGAAGTGAATCATGAGCCTGCCTTGTTCTATTACCACAATGGACAATTGGTTACCTGCCAGATCTTTTCCATCCGGGACGGGCAGGTGGAGAACTTTTATTTTATGCGCAATCCCGATAAATTAAAAGAGCTTCAAAAATAATTGCCGGAACCTGTCACGTTTGCTTTCCCTGTTTTGTTTTCTATATATAAATCATAAAAACAAAATAATATGGAAAGGATTCCCCATTCAGAGTGGCCTGAAGGCATGTACCCGCTCATGGCCAATGTAGAAGCCTATATTGCCAAATCAGGGCTTGATCAGAAACTGGTAAAGCTGCTGAAATTCAGGGTGTCACAAATTAACAGTTGCGCTTATTGCCTTGATATGCATTACAAGGAAGCTATTCATATAGGCGAAACACCCCAGCGGCTTTACTCCGTATCAGCCTGGCGGGAGACACCCTATTATACACCCAAAGAGCAGGCGGCCCTGGCTTTTGCAGAAACGCTGACCCACCTGCCCGCGGAAGAGCACAGCGATCATATTCATGATGAGCTGGACAAGTATTTTTCTAAAAAGGAAATTGCCCATCTTACCCTGGTGATTGCACAGATCAATACATGGAACCGCCTTGTACGTTCTTTTGGTACGGTGCCTGGTGGTTATCAGGTAAGGGAAAAAGCTGCGGCCAATTAATAGTGGGGCGCTTACGATAAAGACGGTATAACCATAGAATGGCAACAATAATCAATAGTTATTTATTAATAATTATTGATTATTGTTGTTTATACAAGTGATACGCCTTTTCCTTCAATCCATCCACTTATTACTGCCATTGGCTCAAAACGTCCTGCTTTACTACGTCCCATTGCGGATATTTGCATCTCCCCCACCTGGATTACAGCCGGAGCATACTGCGTAAAATAAGATTGTTGTTCCCAACAATACCGGGAAAAGATTGTTTATGGATGTGTCTTAACGATTAAAACCAGCATGATTTTATGAGTCGCAAGGAAAGGATCATTCTCTTCATATTAGCCTGCCTGAATTTTACCCATATACTTGATTTCATGATCATGATGCCCCTGGGTAATTACCTCATGCCGTATTTCAAGATATCTACCCATTTTTTTAGCTGGATAGTAGCAGCTTATCCTGTTACGGCCTGTATATCAGGATTGATCGCTGCTTTTTATGTTGACCGCTTTGACCGTAAGAAGGTATTGCTCTTTGCCTATTGCGGTTTTATTATTGGTACGGTATGTTGCGGTATTGCCCCTGGTCCCGGCCTGCTGATGGCTGCCCGTGTACTGACAGGGGTATTTGGCGGATTGATCGGTGCGCAGGTATTGTCTATCATTGCCGATATATTCCCTTATGAAAAAAGAGGGCAGGCGATGGGGACTATTTTCATGGCTTTTTCTGTAGCGTCTATTGTGGGTGTTCCCTTCAGCCTGTACCTGGCCAGTCTTATTAGCTGGCATGCGCCGTTTATCTTTATCGGCATCCTGGGAGCCTGTATTGTGCCTTTTATTATCCGTTTCCTCCCGTCTATGAAGGTGCACCTGGCGCCTGTAACCGCCGGAGAGGCGCCTTATAAACCCGATGTGTCTAAAGTATTGGGTGATATTGTAGATAATAAGGCGCAGTTAACAGCTTTGTTCCTGTCGGGCTTACTCATGCTGGGCCACTTTATGATCATACCTTTTATTAATCCCTACATGGAATTTAATAAAGGCTTTACCAAGACACAAACACCCCTCATTTATATGATTGGGGGCGGCTGTACGTTGGTGTCGTCGTTTATCATTGGTAAGTTGTCTGACAAGTATGGTAAGTTCAGGATCTTTACTATTTGTATGTTGTGCTCGCTGGCGCCTATCTTTTTCATTACGAATATGCCGGGTATTCCCTTTGTAGCCGTACTGGCCATTTTTGCTGTATGGTTTGTGTTCTCTTCCGGCCGTAATATACCGGCGCAGGCCATGATCACTACGGTGGTGAACCCGGCACAGCGCGGGCAGTTCATGAGTTTTATTTCTTCTTTCCAGCAATTGTTTACCGGCCTGGCTTCCATTATCGCAGGTTTGATCGTGGTGGAAGGCGCCAATGGGAAGATACAGCGGTATAACTGGGTAGGTTATTTAAGCGTGGCCATTGTGGCCAGTACTTTTTTTATTGCACAGCGACTGGCAAAGCACCAGAAGCTGCGTTAAATAATTATGGCATTGTTGTGTCAGCATCAGGCGTACCCCAATAATCAATAGTTACTGATTAATAATATTGATTATTGCCTGATCATTTTAAAACCAAGGATGACTGCACTTTTGGCCGGGAATTCCTTCTTACCGGTAAAAAGGTACCTGGTATCGAACGGTGTAGTCAATAGGCCGGTTGTGCGAAATTGCCGGTGACCATTGCCCGATGGTATTGAAGAAGCGGATGACCTCATCCGACATGAGTTTATGTGGTGATGATAGTATTTTCAGGTCCTTCAGTTTGCCCTCTTTGGTAATGGTATATTTTATATGCACTGTGCCTTCGATATCGGTTCTTTTAAGTTCCTCGGGCCAGAACATATTGTCCAGGGCATATTTGTCAAAGTCGAGGAATTTGCCCTGTGGTACCGGTGGTTTCTGAATAGCGCAGGTATTGCCATAGAAATTGCCCTGTTCATCAAAGCACTCCAGGGCGGTTACTTTACTTTTTACATATTTTTCCCGGCTGCTGCGGGTGCCATCTTCCCGGAAATATTCCCATTCACCTTCCTGTATGTTGTGCATGTAGGAACCCATTGATTCAAGGTTCCCATTCTTATACCAATTCTTCCATACACCGTCCTTACGGTCCAGCTTGTAGGCGCCGGAGTCCCGCAACTGTCCATCCGGATAGAAGTTCATGGCGGTACCCTGCATAATGCTAACACTGGTATCGCCTGCCAATATGGAAGGCCTTTTGTCAA of the Paraflavitalea devenefica genome contains:
- a CDS encoding head GIN domain-containing protein; protein product: MKKLLLILCTATILFSSCDFVTGERVKGNGNVKTEERSETGFTGVVSGINFETYVGIGPYAVKIEAEENIIPYIETFVDNGVLKIHTKDGFWLKPRRTVKVYVTAPRLNKINSEGNGNVFSTTKITDSARIDLNVGGNAKMKVEVDAPEIDADLGGNGGIEIKGQTRDFKCKITGNGEIEAFDLQTESASMEVMGNGNANVTASVKLDVRITGNGNVRYKGNAQTSTHITGNGNVRKVD
- a CDS encoding alpha-2-macroglobulin family protein, whose protein sequence is MRKQLLAVTTVVVVIFLLACNRSIVNLDYTNAKGEVQSLGNLVFRFDKSLVADSLLNQWDSTDYISFEPKIPGRFRWESPDQLVFSPARPLPPATSFKAKLNSDILQHSKYGKIGKADEITFATPYLQLDNTNVTWTLADERSTSAVPQVDLYFNYPVNPATIKEKMKLEIGGKTASYDVLTLSNDSKISLRVLGIKAEDKDLDAQVTLDKGLVPEGGSNGTKEAIENKLVIPSPFNLSINDVTAEHDGTGGTVYVRTSQQVVMENISSRLQFDPAVKFTVQQTEDGFSINSESFDADKTYAVTIAKGLRGRIGGVLREEYKGNVAFGELEPALRFGNSKGVYLSSKGSQNIEVKITNIPKVKVIISKIYESNLLFAQRYGYYPQDSRRGTEEGDGEYYEEDYYGGGGDLSVGDVIYEKEIETRTLPKYGNSRLFTFNVEDRLPDFKGIYHIKIRSTTDYWVTDSRFISKSDLGLIAKEGKDKIFVFTNSIKTAEAVNGVNVVAYGNNNQVLGMGTTNADGVAELTLTRKEFAGFRPAMIIAKTADDFNYLPFNNTRVNTSRFEVGGKRSNSTGLDAFIYAERDIYRPGEKVNFSVILRDRQWKSPGELPVKMKFLLPNGKELKTFRKTLNAQGSLEGDVDIAVSAITGSYTLEVYTSNDVLLGSKNFSIEEFVPDRIKVSAKLDKPFLLPGQTGNLSINAVNFFGPPAANRNYEAEVQVKQKYFAPKKYNRYNFGIQNQAISFEKDVKEGSTDDNGNASMSYAVPDIYANKGLLQATFYATVFDETGRPVSRTAAADIFTQNVFFGIGSDGYWYYPLNQSIRFPLIALDKNENLAAGAKAEVKVIKHDYRTILRKEGSYFRYESQQDDKVVAQQVVAVSGENTAFSFVPRSPGNYEVRVAIPGASSYVSRTFYSYGFWGGDNSSFEVDAEGNIDIELDKSTYQSGESAKVLFKTPFSGRMLVTMETDKVVSYQYVNVENRSASVDLKLTAEHLPNVYVTATLIKPHDVSEIPLTVAHGFQSIRVEEKDRKIAVAIEAQKAVRSRTRQTVKVKAAPGSYVTLAAVDNGVLQVSDFQTPDPYGYFYAPKSLEVSAYDMYPLLFPELKARLSSTGGDGDLEMNKRTNPMPAKRIKIVSYWSGIAKADGSGNASFEFDIPQFSGEVRLMAVAYKDESFGSSESAITVADPLVLSTALPRFLSPGDTATVPVIITNTTAKSTSATATLNVSGPLKVIGDSRQSVSLNANSENRAVFQVVATPAVNVGKVAVEVQGLGEKFSDETEISVRPASPLQVLTGGGSITGSNTQRVAIPVNDFLPGSSDYQLIVSRSPALELGKQLRYLVQYPYGCTEQTVSAAFPQLYYEDMVQQMQGKQMANSGANWNVLEAIRKIKLRQLYTGGVTLWDGEGEEQWWASVYAAHFLIEAQKAGFDVDKSVLNGLTNFLNSRLKNKETILYYYNQKEQKKIAPKEVPYSLYVLALAGKPNVSAMNYYKANPQLLSLDGKYLLSVAYAIAGDKAKFRELLPTSFTGEVSVAQTGGSFYSDIRDEAVALNALLDVDPGNPQIPTMTKHVADKLKQRYWYSTQECSFSFLALGKQARAANNATVTADVKVNGKTVGTAGTNVLKLNAKQLGNNNVEIITKGEGRLYYYWQSEGISASGSYKEEDNYIRVRRKFFDRYGRVVSGNSFKQNDMIVVQITLEKTYSGDVDNIVIADLLPAGFEIENPRTKEIPGMDWIKDAHTPTALDVRDDRINLFVNLQSTKQTYYYAVRAVSPGLYHMGPVSADAMYNGEYHSYNGAGVIRVTQ
- the pbpC gene encoding penicillin-binding protein 1C, which encodes MKLGCKWLLITSGGLFLLFLLLQWIFPLPDQVEYSTIITDHKGEVIHAFLTKDEKWRMKTTLEEISPLLRKTIIEKEDQYFYYHPGVNVLAIGRAMAKNIFRLKRTSGASTITMQVARALEPKRRTWFNKLVEMFRAFELEWRYSKDEILQLYLNLVPYGGNIEGVKSASILYFKKNPDHLSLAEITALSIIPNRPSSLVMGKHNDLIVQERNRWLKKFAAGKVFTEKEIQDALSEPLHATRGVVPKLIPHLAYRLKRQGGDIIATNIDMNTQSKVEKLVEDYARTLRLKNIRNAAVVIINNHTHNVVTYVGSSGFYDTLDAGQVNGAAAIRQPGSTLKPLLYGLCIDEGLMTPKAVITDVAVNYDGYAPENYDKQFNGYVTMEYALEHSLNIPAVKGLRMLGKDKLVHKLAACDFRQIKKDQKKLGLSMVLGGCGATLEELTGLYSSFAHEGKYFRPNYTRAIDGALSTAEANNRSDYAVISPAATFMINEMLSKVNRPDFPLNWQSTEHMPKIAWKTGTSYGRRDAWSIGYNKNYTVGIWVGNFSALGIPELSGANVATPLLFRVFNTIDYDSDQEWFTQPKDCDSRLVCSETGMAPTDHCHNTVTDYFIPLISSTQACNNMQEVMISPDAKLSYCKLCMPAAGYKKQWYKTVSAEMQQYYDEHHIAYQKIPEHNPNCEKIFAGGAPAITSPRNGAEYLISSKHPEPLQLTCQTGNDVSKVYWYINNRFFKAAEVKTKQFFIPEEGPVKISCTDDKGRNRNIWIRVRYVNM